One region of Fragaria vesca subsp. vesca linkage group LG4, FraVesHawaii_1.0, whole genome shotgun sequence genomic DNA includes:
- the LOC101299468 gene encoding proline-rich receptor-like protein kinase PERK5-like produces MSREQKRVKQEKGSDDAEKVVVAVKASKEIPKTALVWALTHVVQPGDCITLLVVVPSQSSGRKWGFPRFAGDCASINKKSQPGTTSELKGDISDSCSQMILQLHEVYDPNKINVKIKIISGSPSGSVAVEAKRAQASWVVLDKHLKPEEKRCMEELQCNIVVMKRSQPKVLRLNLNGSPKKDAESGCQVASELERSEKHTKKNNNSLSSLRGPDVTPTSSPELGTPFTATEAGTSSVSSSDPGTSPFFISGVNGDKKKEESMVGKENQVLDDSSSDTDSECLSTSSGSRRFQPWIAEFLNSHHQSSQHTESSHRTNDNPNGPSTKALLAKISKLERDAEIGMSNYRSDMDFSGNLREAISLSRNAPPGPPPLCSICQHKAPVFGKPPRWFSYAELELATGGFSQANFLAEGGFGSVHRGVLPDGQAVAVKQHKLASSQGDQEFCSEVEVLSCAQHRNVVMLIGFCIEDKRRLLVYEYICNGSLDSHLYRRNREPLEWSARQKIAVGAARGLRYLHEECRVGCIVHRDMRPNNILITHDFEPLVGDFGLARWQPDGDLGVDTRVIGTFGYLAPEYAQSGQITEKADVYSFGVVLVELVTGRKAVDLNRPKGQQCLTEWARPLLEEYVIDELVDPSLESFSEHEVYCMLQAASLCIRRDPQTRPRMSQVLRILEGDMVMDSNYMPTPGYDVGCRSGRIWSEHQQKEQYSGPLDEALEGYGKLSLENSRLAFWERDKARRTSSCEDHL; encoded by the exons ATGAGTCGAGAACAGAAGAGGGTGAAACAGGAGAAAGGCTCCGATGACGCTGAGAAGGTTGTGGTTGCGGTTAAGGCGTCCAAGGAGATTCCCAAGACTGCTCTGGTTTGGGCATTGACTCATGTTGTTCAACCTGGAGATTGCATTACACTGCTTGTGGTTGTGCCATCCCAAAGTTCAG GTAGAAAATGGGGCTTCCCAAGGTTTGCAGGGGACTGTGCGAGTATTAACAAGAAGTCTCAGCCAGGAACAACCTCAGAGCTGAAGGGTGATATCTCAGATTCTTGCTCTCAGATGATCCTTCAGCTTCATGAAGTTTATGATCCAAATAAG ATAAATGTCAAGATAAAGATTATTTCTGGATCACCTTCCGGCTCTGTGGCTGTAGAGGCCAAGAGAGCTCAAGCTAGTTGGGTTGTGTTAGACAA ACACCTTAAACCTGAAGAAAAACGGTGCATGGAAGAGCTGCAGTGTAACATTGTGGTTATGAAGCGTTCCCAGCCAAAAGTTCTTCGCTTGAATTTGAATGGTTCGCCGAAGAAGGATGCTGAATCTGGCTGTCAGGTAGCTTCTGAGCTTGAAAGATCCGAAAAACATACCAAAAAGAACAATAATTCTTTAAGTTCCTTACGAGGACCGGATGTGACTCCAACTAGTAGTCCAGAGCTAGGGACACCTTTTACAGCTACTGAGGCAGGAACTTCATCAGTGTCAAGTTCAGATCCAGGAACTTCACCTTTTTTCATTTCTGGAGTTAATGGAGATAAAAAGAAAGAGGAATCAATGGTCGGTAAAGAAAATCAGGTCCTTGATGACAGCAGTTCAGATACAGATAGTGAGTGTTTATCTACATCTTCAGGAAGTAGGAGGTTCCAACCATGGATAGCAGAGTTTCTAAATTCTCATCATCAATCCTCACAACACACAGAAAGTTCACACAGAACTAATGATAATCCTAATGGACCGAGTACCAAAGCTTTGCTTGCAAAAATCTCAAAACTTGAAAGAGATGCTGAAATCGGAATGTCCAATTATAGAAGTGACATGGACTTCAGTGGAAATCTAAGAGAAGCAATTTCACTGTCTAGAAATGCGCCTCCAGGCCCCCCTCCATTGTGTTCGATATGCCAACACAAGGCACCTGTGTTTGGAAAACCTCCAAGGTGGTTTAGCTATGCAGAGCTGGAGCTTGCTACGGGGGGATTTTCACAGGCCAACTTCTTGGCTGAAGGAGGGTTCGGTTCTGTTCATAGAGGGGTGCTACCAGATGGCCAGGCTGTTGCTGTCAAGCAACACAAATTGGCTAGTTCTCAAGGGGATCAAGAGTTTTGTTCAGAAGTTGAAGTCCTGAGCTGTGCTCAGCACCGAAATGTTGTAATGTTGATTGGCTTCTGTATTGAGGACAAAAGAAGATTGCTCGTTTACGAATACATATGCAATGGGTCATTAGATTCTCATCTATATA GACGAAATCGTGAGCCTTTAGAATGGTCTGCACGGCAAAAAATTGCTGTGGGAGCTGCTCGAGGGCTGCGTTATCTTCATGAAGAATGTAGAGTGGGTTGTATTGTGCACCGTGACATGCGGCCCAACAACATCCTAATCACTCATGATTTTGAGCCACTG GTTGGGGATTTTGGCCTTGCAAGGTGGCAACCTGATGGAGACCTGGGTGTGGACACGAGAGTTATTGGAACATTCGG ATATTTGGCGCCTGAATATGCTCAAAGTGGTCAAATCACAGAAAAAGCTGATGTTTATTCCTTTGGGGTGGTGTTGGTGGAACTTGTTACTGGGCGAAAAGCAGTGGACCTAAACCGGCCAAAAGGGCAGCAGTGTCTCACTGAATGG GCACGCCCACTGTTAGAAGAATATGTGATTGATGAACTAGTTGACCCTAGCCTGGAAAGCTTTTCAGAACACGAGGTTTATTGCATGCTGCAAGCCGCCTCTCTTTGCATACGGCGTGATCCTCAAACTAGGCCTCGCATGTCACAG GTTCTGCGTATACTAGAAGGCGACATGGTAATGGACTCAAATTACATGCCAACACCCGGGTATGATGTTGGATGCCGGAGTGGTAGGATTTGGTCGGAGCACCAGCAGAAGGAACAATATAGTGGACCCCTGGATGAGGCATTGGAGGGGTACGGAAAGCTCTCTCTTGAAAATTCGAGGCTAGCTTTCTGGGAGAGGGACAAGGCAAGGAGGACTTCTTCATGTGAAGACCATCTGTAA